Proteins encoded together in one Rubripirellula reticaptiva window:
- a CDS encoding family 16 glycoside hydrolase, translating to MKRVSRCAALVCLSSATFVSSLHADTPESKVLFSDDFERTESKPELEEVGNGWGTNSKSRAKGNKQVDLVDGAIFIVKHAEADHGVSVTQDVEFRDATISLRFKIGPKDDLGINIADMNEKSVHAGHICMAKVRLNRVEMTDLKTGRMDLGIRTRRLANETTEADKKAIKADTKTVPVKLDADAWHQLSVAVAGDTMTVSIDGANVGHFSSPGIGHPTKRRLRLAVNREALVDDVKITTP from the coding sequence ATGAAACGTGTTTCCCGCTGCGCGGCTCTTGTGTGTCTGTCTAGTGCCACGTTTGTTTCGTCGTTGCATGCTGATACGCCGGAGTCCAAGGTCTTGTTTTCAGACGACTTTGAGCGTACCGAATCGAAGCCAGAACTCGAAGAAGTCGGCAATGGCTGGGGGACCAACAGTAAGAGTCGCGCCAAAGGAAACAAGCAAGTCGATTTGGTCGATGGCGCAATTTTTATCGTTAAGCATGCCGAAGCCGATCACGGTGTTTCAGTGACTCAAGATGTTGAGTTTCGCGATGCCACCATTTCACTGCGTTTTAAGATTGGGCCCAAGGATGATCTGGGCATCAACATCGCCGACATGAACGAGAAGTCTGTTCATGCGGGCCACATTTGCATGGCCAAAGTTCGGCTCAATCGCGTCGAAATGACGGACCTGAAAACTGGCCGAATGGATTTGGGAATCCGCACACGGCGGCTAGCCAATGAGACCACCGAAGCGGACAAGAAAGCGATCAAAGCAGACACGAAAACAGTGCCGGTTAAGCTAGACGCCGATGCGTGGCACCAGCTTTCCGTTGCGGTCGCTGGTGACACCATGACCGTCTCGATCGACGGGGCGAACGTCGGCCATTTTTCGTCGCCCGGCATCGGTCACCCGACCAAACGACGGTTGCGGTTGGCGGTCAACCGCGAAGCCCTGGTCGATGACGTGAAGATCACCACGCCGTAG
- a CDS encoding DNA polymerase III subunit — translation MTNWSTLIGHDKAQRWFAAAIKQNRLGGSFLLVGSPGIGKRTVANVLARTLLCQRSDPRLMSPCGVCPSCLQVNAGTHPDVVRVCKPDDKSLIPVELLIGSRENRMQEGFCRDIRLRPMVGKRKVAILEDADFLNEEGANCLLKTLEEPPSGAVVMLVGTSEQRQLPTIRSRCQILRLGPLSNQDAAKLLRQVHGVEASDEAIENAMDVAGGDVEVALRLLSGESDSLRSALAGQLDADYPDPATLARIITTHVDGVGKDAGKRRGAMRDVFAMSVQHFRRKMRSGAHQNTVSPIILARVDRSVRALREVDRSANQATLIECFAADIAAGVTGDRGEIG, via the coding sequence ATGACAAATTGGTCAACGTTAATCGGCCACGACAAAGCCCAACGTTGGTTCGCCGCTGCGATCAAGCAAAACCGTCTTGGCGGCAGCTTCTTGCTGGTAGGATCACCGGGGATCGGCAAGCGAACGGTAGCCAACGTGCTGGCTAGAACACTGCTGTGCCAGCGGTCCGACCCACGCCTAATGTCACCCTGCGGTGTTTGCCCGTCGTGCTTGCAGGTCAACGCGGGCACGCACCCAGACGTGGTCAGGGTCTGCAAGCCAGATGACAAGAGTTTGATTCCGGTCGAACTGTTGATCGGTTCACGCGAGAATCGGATGCAAGAAGGTTTTTGCCGCGACATTCGGCTGCGTCCGATGGTTGGCAAACGCAAAGTTGCGATTCTCGAGGATGCTGATTTCTTGAATGAAGAAGGCGCGAATTGCCTTTTGAAGACGCTCGAAGAACCCCCGTCCGGTGCTGTCGTGATGCTGGTCGGCACCAGCGAACAGCGTCAATTGCCGACGATTCGGTCACGCTGTCAAATTCTTCGGCTCGGTCCACTATCGAACCAGGATGCTGCGAAACTGCTGCGCCAGGTTCACGGCGTCGAGGCCAGCGATGAAGCGATTGAAAACGCAATGGATGTCGCCGGCGGTGATGTCGAAGTCGCCTTGAGATTACTCAGTGGCGAATCCGACAGCCTGCGCAGCGCGCTGGCTGGGCAACTGGATGCGGACTACCCAGACCCCGCCACTTTGGCGCGGATCATCACGACTCACGTCGACGGTGTTGGCAAAGATGCAGGCAAGCGTCGTGGTGCAATGCGAGACGTCTTTGCCATGTCGGTCCAGCATTTTCGCCGGAAAATGAGATCTGGTGCCCACCAAAACACGGTCTCGCCGATCATACTGGCTCGCGTGGACCGATCCGTCCGCGCCCTCCGCGAAGTCGATCGTAGCGCTAATCAGGCGACATTGATCGAGTGCTTTGCCGCTGACATTGCCGCCGGTGTGACGGGTGATCGCGGCGAAATCGGTTGA
- the rpiB gene encoding ribose 5-phosphate isomerase B produces the protein MEGVVLKIAIGSDHRGVKIKDRLVQNLTAAGFPVIDVGTHGDAAVDYPDIAQAVAQQVSHGDVDRGILICGTGIGMSIAANKFAGVRAASCYDEVMVEISRRHNDVNILCLPGDMIGDRPIDDLIRMWLNTEFDGGRHAVRIQKIGNIEQGSKPVVPVDAVSPPSS, from the coding sequence ATGGAGGGCGTCGTGTTAAAAATTGCAATCGGCAGCGACCACCGCGGCGTCAAAATTAAAGACCGCTTGGTTCAGAATCTGACTGCGGCAGGTTTTCCGGTCATCGACGTGGGAACCCACGGCGATGCCGCTGTGGACTATCCCGACATTGCCCAGGCCGTTGCCCAGCAAGTCAGTCATGGCGACGTTGATCGAGGTATTTTGATTTGCGGCACGGGGATCGGTATGTCGATCGCCGCAAACAAGTTTGCCGGCGTCCGCGCCGCGTCGTGCTATGACGAAGTCATGGTCGAAATTAGTCGCCGGCACAACGACGTTAACATCCTGTGCTTACCAGGTGACATGATCGGTGATCGCCCAATCGACGATCTGATTCGAATGTGGTTGAACACCGAATTCGATGGTGGCCGGCACGCTGTTCGAATCCAGAAAATTGGCAACATCGAACAGGGCTCCAAGCCCGTTGTCCCTGTCGACGCGGTTAGTCCTCCATCGTCATGA
- a CDS encoding L-threonylcarbamoyladenylate synthase — protein sequence MSIILDLRATDDPRDIVHRSVQALVEGEVVGVPTDTVYGLAASALSERAVERLCEIKGRANWMPIAISVGSRESAEDFYCGTSPLARRLASRCWPGPLTLVIPCNSPHSAVTQLPQGVQDRIRGEFGCVGFRVVNHRVITHIHRFLSAPLLLTSANLTGQPVATTADQVQQQLGDLIPLLLDDGPTRYGGASTVARVQGNQMEILREGVIERAAMNQFVKPVIALVCTGNTCRSPMAETLLRDQMSKKYGCEDAVRVLSAGVAANPGCGATPQAIEVMGNRGLDLTGHSSRTLDESVMGVADLVLTMTRGHRAAILAAWPGLHDRVFTLRRDGGDIGDPVGMPVDVYEACADQIEGELQAWAEALGDDFFPQAIGSSDPESDSTTDQA from the coding sequence ATGTCAATAATCCTGGACCTCCGAGCGACGGATGACCCGCGCGACATCGTTCATCGGTCGGTTCAAGCTCTCGTCGAGGGCGAGGTTGTCGGAGTCCCAACTGATACGGTTTACGGACTTGCAGCCAGCGCCCTGTCCGAGCGTGCGGTCGAGCGGCTTTGCGAGATCAAGGGCCGAGCCAATTGGATGCCGATCGCGATTTCTGTGGGCAGTCGCGAGTCAGCCGAGGATTTCTACTGCGGCACCAGCCCGCTTGCGCGGCGGTTAGCGTCGCGATGCTGGCCGGGGCCGTTGACGCTGGTGATTCCCTGCAATTCACCCCATTCGGCGGTGACTCAGCTACCCCAAGGGGTTCAGGATCGCATTCGGGGTGAGTTTGGCTGTGTCGGTTTTCGGGTCGTTAATCACCGCGTGATCACGCATATTCACCGTTTTTTGTCGGCTCCTTTGTTGTTGACTAGCGCCAATCTGACTGGTCAACCTGTCGCTACCACGGCGGATCAAGTTCAGCAGCAACTCGGAGATTTAATTCCACTGCTGCTCGACGACGGTCCAACCCGTTATGGTGGAGCTTCAACGGTCGCCCGCGTTCAGGGCAATCAAATGGAAATCCTTCGCGAGGGCGTCATCGAACGAGCCGCCATGAATCAATTCGTTAAACCAGTGATCGCTCTGGTCTGTACCGGAAATACGTGCCGCAGCCCGATGGCAGAAACATTGCTGCGCGACCAAATGAGCAAGAAATATGGCTGTGAAGACGCTGTGCGGGTCTTGTCGGCCGGCGTCGCGGCCAATCCCGGTTGCGGTGCCACGCCCCAAGCGATCGAGGTGATGGGCAACCGTGGACTGGATTTGACCGGGCATAGCAGTCGGACGCTCGATGAATCGGTGATGGGAGTTGCTGACCTGGTGCTGACGATGACGCGAGGCCACCGTGCAGCGATCTTGGCGGCATGGCCAGGATTGCACGATCGAGTCTTCACGCTGCGACGTGATGGGGGCGACATCGGGGATCCGGTCGGGATGCCTGTGGACGTCTATGAAGCCTGTGCTGACCAGATCGAAGGTGAACTGCAAGCGTGGGCGGAAGCTTTGGGCGACGATTTTTTCCCTCAAGCGATTGGCTCGAGCGATCCCGAATCCGATTCAACAACTGACCAGGCATAA
- a CDS encoding NHL repeat-containing protein, translated as MASTGIAAISLAGTSGCVPVTDSDVPDLVWGRRGLSSGRFLKPRAITIDDADQLYIVDTTGRIQVFDTDGNFLRFWETPKTANGRPTGMSFQPASASPSGQSRLLVADTHYYRMLAYTPDGKLLADQQIGGTAGHLPGEFAFVTDAVSDSQGCVYIGEYNASDRIQKFDPDGIFMTQWGGTGDTPGTFVRPQSLIIRDDVMWVADACNHRIQRFDLSEETPRLIDVWGGPGTQPGQYYYPYDLALASDGSLLVVEYKNNRVQRLSPDGKPIAMWGGPGFEPGMLNQPWGIVVDSQDRVHILDSNNHRVQRIHLPA; from the coding sequence ATGGCCTCGACCGGAATCGCCGCAATTTCGCTAGCCGGAACATCCGGGTGTGTTCCCGTCACCGATAGCGACGTGCCCGATCTGGTCTGGGGACGCCGCGGTTTAAGTTCGGGCAGGTTCTTAAAACCCCGCGCGATCACGATCGACGACGCGGACCAGTTGTACATTGTCGACACAACCGGACGGATCCAGGTGTTTGACACCGACGGGAACTTTCTGCGTTTTTGGGAAACCCCAAAAACCGCCAACGGACGCCCGACGGGAATGTCATTCCAACCGGCGTCAGCTAGCCCTAGCGGACAATCGCGACTATTGGTTGCTGACACTCATTACTATCGAATGTTGGCTTACACACCCGACGGCAAATTGCTTGCTGACCAACAAATCGGTGGAACCGCCGGCCATTTGCCGGGTGAATTTGCATTTGTTACCGATGCGGTCAGCGACAGCCAGGGATGCGTCTACATCGGCGAATACAACGCGTCAGATCGGATCCAGAAATTCGATCCCGACGGAATATTCATGACCCAGTGGGGCGGCACCGGCGACACGCCGGGCACGTTCGTTCGTCCGCAAAGCCTGATCATTCGCGACGACGTGATGTGGGTGGCCGACGCGTGCAACCACCGCATTCAGCGATTCGATTTGAGCGAAGAAACGCCGCGACTGATCGACGTTTGGGGTGGACCGGGAACCCAACCGGGCCAGTACTATTATCCGTACGATTTGGCGTTGGCTAGCGACGGCAGCCTGCTGGTGGTCGAGTACAAGAACAACCGAGTCCAACGTCTATCGCCCGACGGAAAACCGATCGCCATGTGGGGCGGCCCTGGGTTCGAGCCCGGGATGCTGAACCAGCCCTGGGGCATCGTTGTCGACTCGCAGGACCGCGTCCACATTTTGGACAGCAACAATCACCGAGTTCAACGCATCCATTTGCCCGCATAA
- a CDS encoding WYL domain-containing protein: MNRILQQAMNDCENYVIEMDYEDAKGNRTHRVVSPIRLMGSYRFLGLCLCREQPRQFQLSRCRNIRLVAAENVMMPVPMGAGSCELN; this comes from the coding sequence ATGAACCGAATTCTTCAACAAGCGATGAACGACTGCGAAAATTACGTCATTGAAATGGATTACGAAGATGCCAAGGGCAACCGCACGCACCGCGTTGTCAGCCCAATCCGATTGATGGGCAGCTACCGATTCTTGGGGCTATGCCTGTGTCGCGAACAGCCTCGCCAGTTCCAACTTTCACGCTGTCGCAACATCCGTTTGGTGGCTGCCGAAAACGTCATGATGCCGGTCCCAATGGGGGCCGGATCATGCGAGCTGAACTAA
- the mqnC gene encoding cyclic dehypoxanthinyl futalosine synthase, translating into MISTDTTIRPILDKALAGERLTLGDGLALLQSHDLAAIGSAADQISRRMHPEPYRTYNVDRNINYTNVCSAVCHFCAFYRGPKSDEGYVLSREEVLSKVEETVALGGNQILMQGGLHPKFKLDWYEELLRDIKSSFPEVNIHGFSPPEFHHFTKVNKLSIEEVLTRLKAAGLGSIPGGGAEILVDRVRNVLTRGKVMSDDWLGVMRAWHKLGGISTATMMFGHVETLAERVEHLQRVRDLQDETNGFTAFICWTFQPDNTDLSHIPPVGSFEYLKTLAVSRLYLDNVPSIQSSWVTQGLKIGQLAMLFGANDMGSLMIEENVVAEAGTVHYLSLDQIRAAIEELGFEARQRDVFYKLVSPDLERKAIEAAHNPPKELVQLSV; encoded by the coding sequence ATGATCTCCACTGACACGACCATTCGGCCCATCCTCGACAAAGCCCTCGCCGGCGAGCGATTGACGCTCGGGGATGGATTGGCGCTTTTGCAAAGCCACGATTTGGCGGCGATCGGCTCTGCGGCTGACCAGATTTCTCGCCGTATGCACCCCGAACCGTATCGGACTTACAACGTCGATCGGAACATCAACTACACCAATGTTTGTTCGGCGGTTTGTCATTTTTGCGCGTTTTATCGTGGGCCAAAGAGTGACGAAGGCTATGTGCTGTCGCGCGAAGAAGTCCTCAGTAAGGTCGAAGAAACAGTGGCCCTTGGTGGCAATCAGATTTTGATGCAGGGCGGACTGCATCCGAAATTTAAACTTGATTGGTATGAGGAACTGCTGCGCGACATCAAATCTTCGTTTCCTGAGGTCAATATTCACGGGTTCAGCCCACCCGAATTCCACCACTTCACGAAGGTCAACAAACTGTCGATCGAAGAAGTGCTGACCCGGTTGAAAGCCGCCGGCCTTGGCAGCATTCCAGGTGGCGGCGCGGAGATCTTGGTTGACCGTGTTCGCAATGTATTGACTCGCGGCAAAGTGATGTCGGACGACTGGCTCGGCGTGATGCGAGCGTGGCACAAACTGGGCGGCATCAGCACGGCGACGATGATGTTTGGCCACGTTGAAACGCTTGCCGAACGTGTCGAACATCTGCAGCGAGTGCGAGACCTGCAGGATGAAACCAACGGATTCACGGCGTTCATTTGTTGGACATTCCAGCCCGACAATACCGACTTGTCGCACATTCCGCCGGTGGGATCATTCGAGTACTTGAAGACCTTGGCGGTGTCGCGGTTGTATTTGGATAACGTCCCCAGCATTCAAAGCAGTTGGGTCACCCAGGGGCTAAAGATCGGACAGCTCGCGATGCTGTTCGGCGCCAACGACATGGGCAGTTTGATGATCGAGGAGAACGTCGTCGCCGAAGCTGGCACGGTTCATTACCTGTCGCTCGACCAGATTCGCGCGGCGATCGAAGAACTCGGTTTCGAAGCTCGCCAGCGCGATGTGTTTTATAAGCTCGTGTCGCCCGACCTGGAACGCAAGGCGATCGAAGCGGCCCACAACCCACCGAAAGAATTGGTGCAGTTGTCGGTCTGA
- a CDS encoding menaquinone biosynthetic enzyme MqnA/MqnD family protein: MLRLGAVSYLNTKPLIHTLAEQLGSKGTLSVDLPSRLASDLAAGRLDVALIPSVEYFRGQGYQIVSDAAIGCRGPVWSVRLLSRVPVPEIRTLALDEGSRTSAAMVQVLLHEMHGLRPSTVPMEIDQTVDDVDADAILMIGDRAMHPASGVYHEIWDLGDRWCRWTELPFVFAMWVARPGVEVTGLSEILESSRDVGIEHFESIAAAHAATHGLTKEDLHRYFAENLHFQLGPGERRGLESFRQRATAIGLVPDLNVTTTAYKRSLGSDNDHDLH; this comes from the coding sequence ATGTTACGCCTCGGCGCAGTTTCTTACCTGAATACCAAGCCGCTGATTCACACGCTTGCCGAGCAACTGGGTTCGAAAGGAACTTTGTCGGTGGATTTGCCCAGCAGGCTAGCCAGCGACTTGGCAGCGGGCAGACTTGATGTGGCTCTAATTCCGTCGGTCGAGTACTTCCGCGGTCAGGGCTACCAGATCGTGTCCGACGCTGCGATCGGTTGCCGTGGCCCGGTTTGGAGCGTCCGGTTGCTCAGCCGCGTGCCGGTTCCAGAAATCCGCACCCTCGCGCTCGACGAAGGAAGTCGGACGAGTGCCGCGATGGTGCAGGTCTTGCTGCACGAAATGCATGGATTGCGACCCTCGACGGTACCCATGGAAATTGATCAAACGGTTGACGACGTGGACGCCGACGCGATTTTGATGATTGGTGACCGGGCGATGCATCCGGCCTCGGGCGTTTATCATGAGATCTGGGATCTCGGTGATCGATGGTGCCGATGGACAGAATTGCCCTTTGTGTTCGCAATGTGGGTGGCCCGTCCGGGCGTCGAAGTGACGGGGTTGAGCGAGATTTTGGAATCGAGTCGCGACGTTGGAATTGAGCACTTCGAGTCGATCGCCGCCGCACACGCCGCCACGCACGGGCTGACGAAAGAAGACCTGCACCGTTATTTTGCAGAGAACCTGCACTTTCAACTTGGACCGGGCGAGCGGCGGGGCCTGGAATCGTTCCGCCAGCGAGCGACCGCGATCGGATTGGTGCCCGATCTCAACGTAACCACAACCGCTTACAAAAGATCCCTTGGCAGCGACAACGATCATGATCTCCACTGA
- a CDS encoding RluA family pseudouridine synthase, translating into MNELSILWDGGHLIAVDKPPGLSTQAPPGGESLESQLKAQLADRAEYFAIIHRLDRPVGGVVLVALRKKEARLLSDQFSSRKVIKQYAAIVQGKIAPSESDIVWVDQIRKIADQPKAEICSGGDEGAKEAETRIDVVGYDAATDRTLIRMYPHTGRMHQLRIQAAHRGHPIVGDELYGGASSGDGSEQGTLLLRAESIVFHDPKNGKLRTVRGPALPSSEAFG; encoded by the coding sequence GTGAACGAACTTTCGATCCTATGGGACGGCGGTCATTTGATCGCCGTCGACAAGCCGCCCGGCCTTTCGACTCAGGCGCCGCCGGGGGGCGAGAGCTTGGAAAGTCAGTTGAAGGCCCAACTCGCCGATCGGGCCGAGTACTTTGCGATCATCCACCGACTGGACCGGCCGGTTGGCGGTGTGGTGCTGGTGGCCCTTCGAAAGAAGGAAGCTCGGTTGTTGTCGGACCAGTTTTCCAGCCGAAAGGTGATCAAACAGTACGCCGCGATCGTTCAGGGCAAGATCGCGCCGAGTGAATCGGACATCGTTTGGGTTGATCAAATCCGCAAGATCGCTGATCAGCCCAAAGCCGAAATTTGCTCGGGCGGTGACGAAGGCGCCAAAGAAGCAGAGACTCGAATCGATGTGGTCGGATATGACGCTGCGACCGACCGGACTCTCATCCGCATGTATCCCCACACCGGGCGAATGCATCAATTACGGATCCAGGCGGCCCATCGCGGGCATCCGATCGTTGGTGATGAATTGTACGGCGGAGCGAGTTCGGGCGATGGTTCGGAACAAGGAACTCTGTTGCTACGAGCCGAATCGATCGTATTTCACGATCCCAAAAACGGGAAACTGCGAACCGTCCGCGGACCCGCGTTGCCTTCAAGCGAAGCCTTCGGTTAA
- a CDS encoding phytoene desaturase family protein translates to MSRDFLKGAADEYDVVVIGSGLAGMTSANILGRAGHRVLLLEQHYKLGGLATWFLRPGGHTFDISLHGFPHGMIKSCRRYWNKDISDRIVQLKNIRFDNPQFSLTTTFNREDFTKLLTTKFGIEHQTVSDFFDTARSMNFYDDQALTTRQLFDKFFPGRDDVVRLLMEPITYANGSTLEDPAITYGIVFSNFMSKGVFIYEGGTDDLVARMKKELLSNNVDIRINCGVDQIHVENGHVAAVETNGRKIKCRAVVSNANLRTTVLKMIGPDALDKSFVEKTEAVRLNNSSTQVYMALKAGEEIDESSGDLFFTSTSKEFRTDLLLSRDITSRTFSFYYPRTRPTKKERYAIVSSTNANWSDWADLNETDYQASKADLVETTIDALEKYIPGIRNKIDRAEAATPRTFQHYTRHESGASFGTKFEGLGVSRELPSQVGGMYHAGSVGIIMSGWLGAINYGVIVSNEVDQQLIRESSHV, encoded by the coding sequence ATGTCACGCGATTTTTTGAAAGGTGCCGCCGACGAGTATGACGTCGTCGTGATCGGCAGCGGGCTTGCCGGAATGACTTCGGCCAACATCCTCGGCCGCGCCGGTCACCGCGTCTTACTGCTTGAACAACACTATAAGCTCGGCGGACTAGCGACTTGGTTTTTGCGTCCCGGCGGACACACCTTCGATATCTCGCTTCACGGGTTTCCGCACGGCATGATCAAGTCATGTCGCAGGTACTGGAACAAAGACATTTCCGACCGAATCGTGCAACTGAAAAACATTCGGTTCGACAATCCCCAGTTCTCGCTGACCACCACGTTCAATCGCGAAGACTTCACAAAGCTTTTGACGACGAAGTTCGGCATCGAACACCAAACGGTATCCGATTTTTTCGACACCGCCCGCAGCATGAACTTCTATGACGATCAGGCGCTGACGACGCGACAATTGTTCGACAAGTTCTTTCCCGGTCGCGACGACGTGGTAAGACTGCTGATGGAACCGATCACGTATGCCAACGGATCGACGCTGGAAGACCCCGCGATCACCTACGGCATCGTGTTCAGCAACTTCATGAGCAAGGGTGTCTTCATCTACGAAGGCGGAACCGACGACTTGGTCGCCCGAATGAAGAAGGAACTACTGTCCAACAACGTCGACATCCGAATCAATTGCGGCGTTGACCAAATCCACGTCGAAAATGGCCACGTTGCGGCCGTTGAAACCAACGGTCGCAAAATCAAATGCCGCGCCGTGGTCAGCAACGCAAACCTGCGCACGACGGTGCTGAAGATGATCGGCCCGGATGCACTGGACAAATCATTTGTCGAAAAGACCGAAGCCGTAAGGCTGAATAACAGTAGCACCCAGGTCTATATGGCGCTAAAGGCAGGAGAAGAAATCGACGAATCCAGCGGTGACCTGTTCTTCACCAGCACGTCAAAAGAATTTCGCACCGACCTGCTGCTTAGCCGTGACATCACCAGCCGCACGTTTAGTTTCTATTACCCACGAACACGGCCCACCAAGAAAGAACGTTACGCAATCGTCAGCAGCACCAACGCAAACTGGTCGGACTGGGCCGATTTGAACGAAACCGATTACCAAGCCAGCAAAGCCGACTTGGTCGAAACGACCATCGATGCGCTCGAAAAATACATCCCCGGCATCCGCAACAAAATCGACCGCGCCGAAGCCGCCACGCCGCGAACATTTCAGCACTATACTCGCCACGAATCGGGTGCCAGTTTCGGAACCAAATTTGAAGGTCTGGGGGTCAGCCGCGAACTGCCATCGCAAGTCGGCGGCATGTACCACGCCGGCAGCGTTGGCATCATCATGAGCGGCTGGTTGGGCGCGATCAATTACGGCGTCATTGTCAGCAACGAGGTTGACCAGCAACTGATCCGCGAAAGCTCGCACGTCTAG